TTATTAATCTCAAATGACCTTACCTTTTCAACCATACCGACATGCTCCCGTTTCACCGATGGATAGGTCCTTGAGGGCCTTATCTCTTTGATCGCTAAGTGCTTTGTACATGTCCTTCTGCCTGACCTGTTCCttgagctcaaactcgagctgGCTCACCTCTATCCGAGACCGATGGAAACTCTCGTGATGAAGCACTGAGGCCTGAGAAACAAAGATGATGAGATCATAAGAATATGCTAAGGTTAAATGAACCCTTTAAGGGATCTAAAGAAAGAAGAGCATACCCGGTTCAGGGCCTGTTGTGCCTCGTTAAAAAGGCTCGATGCATCCACCTCGTTCATCTTCTCCTGGTCCTCTTCATCACCAAGTAGCGAAGGTAGCTGGCAATGCTAACTGGTCCGAACATCACCTGGGTATCCGCCGAGATCGTAAACATGAACATTATTTTATGGTTGGGATCCACGCTCGGGGCAAGGAACTACTTCACTAGCTTTGGGCTCGAGCTCATCCCGCTTGACTCTGGTAGCACATCATTTTTCGGGATCTCCAAGTGACCAAACCTGGAGTAGTCCTCCAACGCACCGATGTCCACGCCTTCAAAGAACATGTTGAGGGCCTCGTCTATGGCCCGTGATGTCTCGGTTGGTTTTTCTTTGATGTCCTAAGCCTCGTCAATATAGACTCCATGTGAGATGATGACTAAAGGACGTCAATGCACCGACGGCTTCTCTTGGAGCGGGAGTAGCTTCTCGAGAGGCCGTAGCCACTGGCTTTACTTCCCAAAGAGGGTTCGACCTCCCGGTCACTTCCCTCTAGGGGTGGGCATCATTCGGTTATTATGAAAGTATGGTTCGATTTATCGGTTTTTGGTTTTGTAATATTaataaccaaatcaaaccaaagtaTTTACGGTTTGGTGCGATTTTTTCAAAGTTCGGTTCAATTATTTCCggtttattttttcaattttaaacgGTTGTAGGAGCATCAATAAACAAGGTTGGAATTTATTTGATGTTCGTCCTAGTAAAGTGTCATTTTGACTTTTGAGATAGAGTTCTCTTAGAGGAGGCAACAGAGAAAGACATCGACATTCTAACACAATTTTGGTATTGAGTAATTAACCCCCAAATTtatgaattttgttttatttccttaggCATGCACTTAATTCATTGGCTTGTCTAGTTAAGTCACAACCAGCAGACATGGTAGGGAAAGCAATGAGCTGCTAGTGACAATTACAGGCGATGTTAGTGTTAATGAGCTGCTAATTTTTCTTATTCCGAGTACTTCATCAGACAACCAAGAAAGTTTAGGGAAGCACAGACATCTACCACCACCAGCACCTAAGCCAGCTGATGAACAGGGTCAGATAATTGTCACTTCCTCTAATTGTATGGAAGTAACTATAGTGGACGAGAGGAACAAAAACTAATACCTCCCTCACTTCCATAAAATCTAGTTATGGAAGGGTAATAACTAATACCCAATTTTTTGGTTTTTCGGTTAAACCGAAAACCGAAATATCAAAACCGTAAACTGCaccaaaaaattgaaaattaataatttaaaaaccaTGCACCGATCGAAAAACTGattaaactaaaactgaaaaaccGAAATTCACGGTTCGGCTAGTTTTTTCTGTTTGGTCAGtattatgcccacccctacttcCCTTTGATGATTCCCACTCTTCTGCATCACTGGCCGACCCATAGGCTACGGACTCCACGTCATCATCTTCAGGGTAGTCCTTGAGCCGATAAGGGGATTCGAGGTCCGGTACCCTGGCCTGGGTACTCTTATTGTTGCTATTTCAGACCCTGACTGCGAACCTCTTCTTCTTGGCCTCGATGTCTGTGTCAGAGGAATCAGAAGATCCCCTATTTATTCTCTTTTTTCCTCCTTCTTCATAGCGGCCTCGGCGACAAGCTGTCCCAAAATGGAGGGTTTAGTAGGTGAGGACGAAGCCTCATCCTCGTCCACTGCCCGAAGATCAGTGTTCTGGTTAAACATGTGGAAGGAAGAAAGGGACTAAGTAAATATAGCAGTTGAATAGAAAAGGAAACTCAATCAGGGGGAGAACACTCACCATGGGAACGAGCCTCTCACTTGGCCTTTGAGGTTTGCGCCATTCGCGCTCGAAGTATGATAACTGTTTGCAAATCCTTTCGACCCACTCTTTGAAGTGGGGAACTACGTCGGGGACTCAGGAGACCACTGCATGATGGTAGAACAAGGCGATGAGTAAGAAGAACAAAACCCAAAAAGTATTCTAAATACTCAATATGAGAGGAATTTACATGTTAGGTTCCACTTTTCAAGAAACTGCAGGAACTCAGGGAGAATGAGATCCTCGGTCTTCACCCGAACGAATCTCCCCTGCCAGCCTCGATCCCTTTCTTCATCAACGCTCGAGAATGGAGCTTTCTTTGACTGACAGACGAGCTTGATTAATCCACCTCGGAAGATTTGGGGACTGCAGAGGCGAAACAGATGCTCGATGGTAAACCGAGGATCCTTCATGTTATTGCCAAAGTGACGgaggaggatcacgatcctccaaaAGGAAGGGTGGATTTGCCCGAGGCAGACCTCATACCTTTTGCAAAAAGTCGAGGACTATTGTATCCACCAGGCCAAGCACGAAGGGCTATTTATAAATACTTAAATACACCTCCACATGTGTGGTGATATCCTCATCAGGGCCAGGAACGACCACTTACTTGCCCTCCCACTTGTAGTGCTCCAGAACCTTCGGGAGCGTGTCCTCGGTGATGAAGTATATGTACGTTCACACCTCTTCACCTTGATCCCCTTGCTTGGAAGCTTTTTCAACCTTAAAGTCGTTGTCTATAGAGCAGCCTACGAGGATTAAATTCTTTAGAAGAGGTTCCGGGGCCACTTTAGGTATGACCACCTCTACATCCGTAGCCGGGTTAGAAGTTGACGGGGCGGTCTGTTAGCGCACAAATTTCGAAGTTTTCgcaattgaattttgggaatatGAATGTATGAAGGCGGGTATACAGGTTTGAAGATGAGAATGAATATTTGATGGTCAAACTTGAATATTCAAggacaaagtatgaagatttgaagatgggAAGATGTGAAGAATAAtttatgaagatttgaagggaGCAAGTAAAAAGTTCGGGGATAACTTAAGAAGGTGTGAAATCGGAatgtaaaaaagtaaaaaaagaactGACGATTTTATAAGGGGAGGTAATGAATGCGTGATGTTTCGCATTCGAGGACGTTCAACTAGTGGCTGACACGTGGCCGAAGTCATAACGACATGATTGATGGGACATTTCACTAACTCGTTGACCCGATTGCAACATACGGAGGAAGGAACCGGGGTCAATTAATCACTTCCCGTCGCTTTGATAAATCTGCTCTCCGAAAAgtaaggggactatctgtatacggatAAAATCGGGGATAATGTTACCCCTGATTTCCCGGTAAATTAATAAAAGGGAAGCATGATCTGACGCAACCTCGAGTAAAGCCAAAGAGTTCCTCATTTGGGAGCCCGAGGAAGACGAACAGTGCATCCGATATCAGATATGGCTGAACAACGGGTCCTGGAAGTAGGGGTGTTCGTCGGTCGGTACGGTGTGGTATTTAGATATTTCGGTTTAGTATTTTCAATATTCGGTTTCTTAGAATGCTATACCAAtaccgtacctaattaaattcggtatgaTTCGGTTTCAGTTTATTCAGTTCGGTAATTTTGGATTATCCGATTTGAATACTAGCTAGTGCATAGCATCATAGAAtgtaatattcttaattaaagtactcaaaagtACAAAACTAAAAACTTTTGTTGACAAAACTTTTGTCCAAACCAGTAAATATCAACCAAGAGAGAGAAAACTGTATTTAAAGCAATAAATCTGATCATCAGAAATGACTTGTTACTTGCTTAGAGTTACTTGATGAACTTAGAGCATAAAGGGaagcaaaattttattttttatatttatgttataattaataatatgtgtattgtgcaatataatatatatttcggtacggtatcagtattttggtatttaattttaaaataccaaataccatacctaatactaattttttttttaaaaattaaaccaaataccataccgaaataccaaaatatcgaatatcaaataccaaaattttcgatTTCGGTACGGTAATTCGGTATTTACTAAATTATGCACAACTCTACCCGGAAGAATGAAGGTTCGAGGCTAAGAAAAAAGAGAAACGGTTAAGCACGATAAACAAGGAGCCATAATATTCGCCCTCAATCGGATATTACAGTGCAAATCCCGCCCAATATCAACTGTAGATCGACTTTACCGAAAAgagaagatttttaccttattttgacTTGTACTAGGATtaaaactcccctactatataaagggaaaaACTTTTTCATTTTAAATCATTGTTGGCATGCATATCAAAACAATAAAAGTTCATTTTCATTCTTTAGCTACTGTTCATTGTGTTCTTCAGTTGCTTAATTATTCGGTTACAACCGAGCCAATCTCGAGGGCTCGATCGAGGTCAATTTTCATTGTTCTTCTAAAAGGCCAACATTGATTGTTCATCACATTTAATTTGGTTATTTTACTTCCctttactttaattaatttttgttcATAGATCATTCATATTAAATTAAATCACGTATTCTTTAAATGCGTACAAATTTAATCGTTACTTAGTTTACAGGTAAACATTAGTATTAAATGGTTGCACTAGTGAAAAGTAGATGTATTTTTTCTGGAAAAAGCAAATACGTAGTTAGCTTTTCAAGCGCTTGACAAATCAGATAGAAATAATTTAGTTATAGGTTATTACGTTCACCTTAGGTCCAATGTTTGGAACGAATATTTTACTTTTGTCAGAAAGTTTTATGTCAATATAAGTTGCAGAGAACCTCAAGAGCTAGATAAactaattttattttattgttattatttttaatattgtACTGAGACGTGGATGCGACATTCACATATCCGACCCTAGATTGCTTGGATTGAgacataattgttattattttactaATTAGATAGAGTTTTTCTGGTTTGGTTAATAAAATAAAGCAAGTTTGCTTATACTTAATTGATTCTATTTTTGCTCCTAAGATTGTAACTGCCTCTGAACGACATGAGAACTTCTTACAAACAATGTAAATGATTTctcatgtgatgacccaaaaagtcatcttatattttagaactcgattATGCGtttttaagttttaaaaatctcattttacccttctcgatttgcgtgcacagtccgggcgtatttccgaaaagcttttatgttgaaagttgataaaaataattttttttgccttaaaagttgattttagttgacttcggtcaaggTTTTGAGTAAACAAATACGAACCCGTGTTATGACGGGCCTGGTGGGTCCGTAatgaaatatgggacctgggcatatgctcggaatcgaattccaaggtccctaaCTCGAattatgaatttttgttgaaaattaaaaATCTAATGGTTTTAAAGAATTGATTGATGTTCTTAGAAAGTGGATCTAAGTAGTCTTGATAGTCCTCTAAACAATTCAAAAATCATTaaaactttattttcttttaaacccTTCAAGGCTCCGGGCCCGGATGACATCCATCCTTTTTTTATCAGAAGTATTGGCATATCATTGGTAACTCTGTTATAAGCTTCTGTCATAAGGTCTTTGAATCTTGATCTCTACCAAATGGTATCAATGATACATTTATTTGTCCGATTCCTAAATTTCCTAATGCAAATAATCTCAAAAATTGTTGACCTATTGGTCTTTGCTATACATCCTACAAGATAATCAAAAAATCATTGCTAATAGGATAAAACCTTTTCTTCCTTACCTTATTAGTCCAATGCAATCTAGCTTTATCAAGAATAGAAAAGCCTGCGATAATGCCATTATCATCCAAGAAATTATGAATAATCTCCGTAGAACAAGAAAATCCAACTTTGATATGATCATCAAATTGGATTTGGAAAAGGCCTTTGACCGATTTGAATGGCCTTTTGTCCATAAGACCCTTAAGTATTTCCATTTTCCTCCTAAATTATCTCGTCTAATCATGCATTGCATTTGTACTAGCTCTATGGGTATCATAGTAAACGGTGCTAGAACAAGTTTTTTCCAACCTAGCCAAGGAATTCGTCAGAGTGATCCCATATCCCCATATATATTGATCCTTTACCTTGAACTACTATCTAGACTAATAAACCACCAAGTAGACACTTTACAATGAGACCCAATCTATTTTAAACATAAAGACCCCCCTTTTCCCATATCTTCTTTGCTGATGATATTAATCTAATGGGGAAAGCTAATAAAAAGACTAGCCATTGCATTAAATCATGCATGGATTTTGTTTGTGATGAATCTGGACTAGCCATTAATAAATCCAAATCAAGGATTGTCCTTCCTAATTATTTCCCCCAGGATTTGAAAATATTCCTAACCAACCTCTTTGGTATTAAATCCACCAATGAATTTGGTAAGTACCTTGGCTTTCCAATCCTTAATCACTCCCCTACCACTAAAGACTTCCAATTTATCATAGATAAGATGCAATCTAAGCTGTTCCACTGGAAATGCTCGTTCCTAAATATGGCGGGAAGAACTACTCTAGCTTCAAGTACTTTATGTGCGATTCCTACTCATTCTGTGCAATACACTCTTCTCCCCCCTAAAGTCTTAAAGAAGATAGATAAAATACAAAGGGACTTTATATGGGGTTCCACAAGCACCACTATAAAACTACACCTAATTAGTTGGCAAAATGTTACAAAGGATAAAACTGAGGGGGGTTTGGGTATTCGTCCAGCCAAAGCTAAAAATCTAGTCCTACTCTCAAGTCTTGCTTGGAGACTTTTAAAGAACATTACCTCTCCCTGGGGTCAAATTATCATAGCCAAATATGCCACAAGGAAAACACACAGTAACACCTCTTTCATCTGGAAAGCTATTTTGCAAGGATGGAAAGTGTGCAACAAAGGCATTCTTTGGAATCCTTGTATTAACTCCAGAATTAACATTTGGCATGCCAATTGGATTTATATCTCACAACCCCTTAGAAGCGTAATAGAAAGGCCTCTAAATAAGAGTGACCAAACCCTTTCAATTAAAAGCCTCATTCATAACAAAGAATGGAATAATAGTATTATCTCCCTTGATCTGCCCGATAATAGTCTTAACAATCTACACATTACACCCATCACTAGCAAAGGTTCCAATGTTGACAAAATAAGCTGGCATCTCAACACATCAGGTATATTTTCCATCAAATCTTGCTATAAACTCCTCTCTGAAAACAATACTACCTCCAAGTCATTTGAGTGGATTTGGAATCTTCATTGCCCTAATAAATTAAAGATTTTTCTATGGAAATGCCTGCACAACCATATTCCTTGTCGAGCCTATCTAGCCAAAATAAGTATCAATATTGATGCTACTTGTCCAATTTGCAAATCCGTAGTAGAGGACATTCAACACATTTTTACTAAATGCCCTATTTCTAATCATCTTTGAAAAAATATGGGTTTTCTATTCCTCTACCCTATTTCTAGCCATTTGAGGCTTGTTATATTGAGcgatatttttattaaaaactgtAACCTTCATATACAGTGGACTACTCTATTCCCCTTCTCCATATGGAAATTATGGAAAAACAGAAACCATAATAATATTAACAATCTAGAAAATTATTTAGAATTAAGGAATGTTATCCATGCATCATGGGAATTCACCTTCTTCACTGAAAGAAATCCCTTTGTAGAAAAAACTATCAATGTTGAGATCAGTTGGAACAAACCTACTAATGGTATGATCAAGTTAAACTGTGATGGTGATTTCTCCAGTAACAATAGAATATCAGGTCTAGGTGGAGTATTTCGAAATAACAAAGAAGATTGGCTTGTGGGTTACCATAAATCAAGCCAAGCAATTTCTCCGATCCATGCAGAGCTGTTGGCCTTGCTAGAAGGATTGAAAATTGCAAAGAAAATGAACTTCCTCAATATGGAAATTGAAACTGATTGTACGGATGTTTTCAAACTTATTTATGAGGATAGCACTAACTACTCTAATATTGTTTCTGAATGCAGATGGTTAATGCACCAATTGAAGATCCCACAACTAAAGCATAATTTCAGGGAAGGCAATATGGTGGCTCATCTACAAGCCAAGCAAGCTGCCTAAAGCCCACCATCATCTAAGTGTTTTTACCATGCCTGTCCACCTTTTTTTGTAGAACAAGAAGTGATCAAGAACAAGCATGAAGTTTGTAATAGTGTTAGGAGTATTTCcaaaaatatttgtaactatttGCCAACTATGGGTAACAGTAGTGCCCTAAAAACATCTACTGTGCCTATGTAATTcctattattatatatataaaatatccAAGTGTTGTGttaaaaaaaaggaattgattGATATTTGAACTTGTTGATACCGAGTTCGTATGTTGTTTtcggagcccagtacaggtcaaatataatatttataacttatctATGAAACTTGGTGAGAAATGgaattggtttgacgtgattcggacgtccggttgtgaagttagaagttttaaatctttcttgaaaatttcattcgatttggtgttaaattcatagttctaggtattgtttggcaatttgatcgtgcgagcaagtttgtatgatgttttaagacttgtgtgcatatttggtttggaaccccgagggctcacgtgagtttcggataggttatgagatgttttagacttagaaaaatttGGTTTTCTGCAGTTTCAGGTGccttctggtttccttctttgcattcgcgaaggcactctcgcgaacgcgaagtagAAACTAGGATGGCtgcatttttcttcttcgcgaacgcgaaggctaggTCGTGAACACGGAGCGATGGCAgccttacccttcgcgaacacgactaGCTCAACGCGAACATGAAGCATTTGAGACCTGGGGGAGGGGTCAGtcattccttcatcgcgaacgcgagcaaGGGCTTGCGAACGCAAAGTCCATGGGGGAgtagccttcgcgaacgcggcgtGGGACTCACGATCGCGTAAGCTTGGCAAGCTCTACTCTTCATGAATGCAATAGTATCCTCGCGAACGCGGTGAACACTGTCGCCCAGCTATTAAATAGTCCCATTACAGGACTTAagtcattctttcaaatttcaaaagCTAGACGGCCTAGAGGCCATTCTCCCAAGCTACTTTCTTCCCCAAAGTATTGGTAAGTGTTTCTAAACCACTTTCTCTCGATTACCCATCAcatttcatgaattttcaacctaaaatctagagtGTTCATGGTAGAATTGTGGGTTTTGGATAGAAACTAGGGATTTGGAAAATTGGGGATCTAGACCTCGAATTGATGTCAgattccaaaacaaattacatatccGAGCTCGGGGGTTAATGGGTAAatagattttggtccgaacctcgggttttgaccaagcgggcccggggttgatttttgactttttggggaaaagttTGGAaaatctaaatttatgcattgtagttgattcctttagcaataatagatgttattgagttaattgtgactagatacgagtggtttggatgtggatactagaggaaaaatggtaattgagcattgagttgcccgtggagcgaggtaagtgtcgtgtctaactttgactcgagggattaggaacCCTTGACTTATTTGCTATATAAAATCCATGTGAGCGGCGTATATGCTAGGTTACGAGTACTTATGCTCCGCCAATTTATCTGTTTTTGCCTGTTTCTTTCCCATTCTTCTCATATTGTCTCTTTCCCTGTCATAAGTGCTACATGATTTACTTGTATTTCCATGCTTAATTGCTACATGATAGACATTGCTCCTCTTTGTTGAAGTTATTAGTTTCGTAGCTTCGTTGTCTCCTATTATTTTCTTAGGCTGGTTATCGGTACTTTCATGATATATTCTGGATTGGTTTCGCTGAGTAGTATTACTTGTGTTAAGTTTCGTAGTGTACAAGCTTCCTAATTGTTTAATTGGAAGTTAAGCCTTGTGAAGGGTTATgtgttttgaattgtgaaattGCTGTACGTACTGAATAACtgatactgatatggtgggatcgggttgcgcgccgcaacaggtgTAGTAAGGATGAATTGAGGTGTAATAATGGTGAATTATGGTGTAATAAGGATGAAATGTGAATGTGATTATTGTGATATGGTGGGATTAGGTTGCATGCCGCAAAACTTAAATTTATATTCTGTTGTTATGTTAATAAGAGGAAATAAGGGAGGAATATGAGATGtacgatgggatcgggttgcacgccggaACAACCTATACGTTTATATCTTTCCTAGACTGTGTTAGCTGTACAGTAGTCTTAAATTGCACTTAAGGATTGGTAGTGGTTGAACACTGATGATATGCTTCGAGAACTGTATTCACTTCTTGCAAGTTACTACTCTATTTtatcttgtctttctttttgcttttattatacactgtatgcaggttatattATGATTGCCCCACAGTAGCCTCGTCACTcattcgtcgaggttaggctcgacatttaccagtacatggggccggttgtattgatactgcactctacacttcctgtgcagattttggagctggttCGGGCTAATCGAGAGGTTGGCTATAGGATTTATCagctaggagacccaaggtagacctgtcgGTGTCTGCAGGCCCTGACGTCCCCTTCTATACCTCATACTTTACTGTTTTCTTTATTTCGCAAATAGTTGTATTTTTTCGTACAAATACTTATAGTAAAATCTTAGaatgttcgtggattgtgactcCAGATTTTGGGTAGTAATAGTATATAATCAAagttgatatttatttacttccgCATTTATTTCGACTTGTTTTAGCTTGATTATTGTTAATCACTGAAACATAAAGGAATTGGCTAATAaatctctaacgttggcttgcctagcaagtgtgatGTTAGACACCATCACGGTCCCCATGGTGGTAATTccgggccgtgacaagttggtatcagagcactaggttgcctaggtctcatgATTCATGAACAGGCTTAGTGGAGTCTagaggatcggtacagagacgtctgtatttatcttccaAAGGCTATAGAGTTTAGAAACAAtgtcacttctattcttctctgtcgtgcaatTTTTGTTCCCTCAATACTAATCAAactcttctactcttgttctttcgTAGATGAAGAGAACACATACCACATCTTCAGCTGAGCAGCAGCCAGAGCCCCCAGTGTCATCTCCTACAAGGCAAGGAGGTCGAGGCTAaggcaggggcagggctcagcccagaaCTCGAGTAGCAGcactagcggcggagcctcaggtagagtttcaTGAGGAGGCTCCAGCGTAGACCATTCCAGCAGGACCATCTCAgttcctagaggggttcatcgccaccccggtacttcaggatgctttggtctgtctagtgggcctcatggacaGTATAGAACAGGCCGACAcatttcctgtagcaccagtcgtctctcaggctaggggaggagcaaagactcccgctactcacactctggagcagatggctccccagtttcagactccagtagctcagccCGTTGGGGTAATTTAGCCGGGTGTTGCGGCATAGACCGGTTATGGATTGGCTATATTATCTGAGGCCTTGTAGATATTGGATAGAATTACCAAACTTTTCCCAGTTcacttcagcggtgcatcttcacAGGATCCTCAGGACTATCTGGACAACTCTCATGAGGTGCTAcaaaacatggggatagtggagaccaattgGGTCGACTTTGCTGCATTTCATTTGTCGGGTTCCGctaagaaatggtggagggattatatgTTGGCCAGACCAGCTAGGTTGCTggctcttacttgggaccagttgtaacccgaccggtcgtttcaagAGGTATAGCCCCATTTCTCCATTTCCTActtcttttgtgttcttcagcTATATATGATATACCGGGTTAGTTCATTTGGGTCTAGAGTGGTTTCGGagggaattgagacacttagtctcttatttgaaagcttaagttgaaaaagttgactgGATGTTGACTAATGTGTAAATGACctcgaatttgaattttgatggttctgttagctccgttaggtgattttggacttgggagcgcatccagaatgtgatttggaggtctgtggtaaaATAAGGctttaattggcgaaagttagaattttggcgattttggccggtagtgaaaattttgacaTCGGGATTGGATTAGATTttcagaaattggagtaggttcgtggtgtcatttctgacttgtg
This genomic stretch from Nicotiana sylvestris chromosome 9, ASM39365v2, whole genome shotgun sequence harbors:
- the LOC138877739 gene encoding uncharacterized protein codes for the protein MQQIKGIGSKRRKGIFCDKDDRESGARSLGCFRETLRGERYPLGEQGEAISNAVVRSPPGEQRILSSAAWTTLFPFSIWKLWKNRNHNNINNLENYLELRNVIHASWEFTFFTERNPFVEKTINVEISWNKPTNGMIKLNCDGDFSSNNRISGLGGVFRNNKEDWLVGYHKSSQAISPIHAELLALLEGLKIAKKMNFLNMEIETDCTDVFKLIYEDSTNYSNIVSECRWLMHQLKIPQLKHNFREGNMVAHLQAKQAA